One region of Vibrio pelagius genomic DNA includes:
- the menH gene encoding 2-succinyl-6-hydroxy-2,4-cyclohexadiene-1-carboxylate synthase, translated as MLFSTYYPAEQTSLEKPLLVFLHGLLGSGEDWSACHSYLSEYPRLCIDLPGHGKSCFVDPIGFDHCCDKIVQNVQFQCQRQQLPDNYPIVLIGYSLGGRLAMYGVTSGKFATLNLVKVIVEGGNFGLDGDDARAQRLVHDTQWAVRFAQQSIEDVLDDWYQQSVFSSLNHEQRQTLVIKRSGNLGVSVANMLLSTSLAKQPDLRATLKSCEHQLHYICGKKDRKFIELAESSGFECSQVDHAGHNVHFEQPELFSNLIIQCINKHD; from the coding sequence ATGCTTTTCTCCACGTACTATCCCGCTGAGCAAACCTCGTTAGAGAAACCTTTGCTTGTGTTCCTGCATGGTCTTTTGGGAAGCGGAGAAGATTGGAGTGCATGTCACTCATATCTGTCTGAATATCCGCGTTTGTGCATTGACCTACCGGGTCACGGCAAGAGCTGTTTTGTCGATCCGATTGGTTTTGATCATTGCTGCGATAAAATCGTTCAGAACGTCCAGTTTCAGTGCCAGAGACAACAGCTACCTGATAACTATCCTATTGTTTTAATTGGTTACTCTCTCGGTGGTCGCTTAGCGATGTATGGAGTGACGAGTGGGAAGTTTGCCACGCTTAATTTGGTGAAAGTTATTGTCGAAGGAGGCAACTTCGGACTCGACGGTGATGATGCAAGAGCACAGCGTCTGGTCCATGATACGCAATGGGCAGTTCGCTTTGCACAGCAATCAATTGAAGATGTTTTAGACGATTGGTATCAGCAAAGTGTGTTTTCTTCACTAAATCATGAGCAAAGACAAACTTTAGTCATAAAGCGTAGTGGTAATCTTGGAGTATCCGTAGCAAATATGTTGTTATCTACATCACTTGCCAAGCAACCGGATTTACGTGCCACATTGAAATCTTGCGAGCATCAGCTGCACTATATCTGTGGTAAAAAAGATCGTAAATTCATTGAATTGGCAGAGAGTAGCGGCTTTGAGTGTAGTCAGGTCGATCACGCTGGACACAATGTCCATTTTGAACAGCCTGAACTATTTTCGAATTTGATCATCCAATGCATTAACAAGCACGATTGA
- the menB gene encoding 1,4-dihydroxy-2-naphthoyl-CoA synthase, producing the protein MAKTVGITEEELYAAVNWSDVGSQYEDIQYHKSDDGIAKITIARPQVHNAFRPQTVKEMINALADARYDEKVGVIILTGLGEKAFCSGGDQSIRGDYGGYQDDSGTHHLNVLDFQRQIRTCPKPVIAAVSGWAVGGGHVLHMMCDLTIAAENAQFGQTGPKVGSFDGGWGASYMARIVGQKKAREIWFLCRFYDAQEAVDMGLVNTVVPVEDLEKETVRWCREVLQHSPMALRCLKAALNADCDGQAGLQELAGNATMMFYMTEEGQEGRNAFNEKRRPDFDKFPRNP; encoded by the coding sequence ATGGCGAAAACAGTAGGCATCACCGAAGAAGAACTATACGCGGCAGTAAACTGGAGCGATGTAGGCAGTCAATATGAAGATATTCAGTACCATAAGTCAGACGATGGTATTGCAAAGATTACGATTGCTCGCCCTCAAGTTCACAACGCGTTTCGTCCACAAACCGTAAAAGAGATGATTAACGCTCTGGCCGACGCTCGTTATGACGAGAAAGTTGGCGTGATTATTCTTACTGGACTTGGTGAAAAAGCATTCTGCTCTGGTGGCGACCAAAGCATCCGTGGTGACTACGGCGGTTACCAAGATGATTCTGGCACGCACCACCTGAACGTACTGGACTTCCAACGTCAGATCCGTACCTGTCCTAAGCCTGTCATTGCAGCAGTGTCTGGTTGGGCTGTGGGCGGTGGTCATGTACTACATATGATGTGTGATCTGACGATTGCTGCTGAAAACGCTCAGTTTGGTCAAACCGGCCCGAAAGTGGGTTCATTTGACGGCGGTTGGGGCGCTTCTTACATGGCGCGTATTGTCGGTCAGAAGAAAGCGCGCGAAATCTGGTTCCTATGTCGTTTCTACGATGCACAAGAAGCCGTAGATATGGGCCTAGTGAACACAGTTGTCCCTGTCGAGGATTTAGAGAAAGAGACAGTACGTTGGTGTCGTGAGGTTCTACAACACAGCCCGATGGCTCTACGATGCTTGAAAGCCGCGCTGAACGCTGACTGTGATGGTCAGGCAGGTCTGCAAGAACTAGCGGGTAATGCGACCATGATGTTCTACATGACAGAAGAAGGCCAAGAGGGTCGAAACGCATTTAATGAGAAACGTCGCCCAGATTTCGACAAGTTCCCTCGTAACCCATAA
- the menC gene encoding o-succinylbenzoate synthase, with translation MNTMNCSRSAKLYRYQLPMDSGVVLRDNKLSQRIGYVIELEYDGKRALGEVSPLPGFSVEDTEQAGIQLQEQLELWSHNKPLAPYEELYPSVAFGLSMAMMELEGELGEHGNYRAAPLCTGDPDELIPVLNEMEGEKVAKVKVGLYEAIRDGMLVSLFLESIPDLSLRLDANRAWKPEKAKQFIKYISPSLRQRISFIEEPCQQPEDSLAFAIDNGVAIAWDETLQDAVKRPGFNLSDLTGAKAVVIKPTLIGSVERCVAIIERAKQLGIKPVLSSSIETSLGLTQIARLAHQYLPEEVPGLDTIGLFQSQLEIAWPNCDLPLETLESQQLIWQS, from the coding sequence ATGAACACTATGAATTGTTCACGTAGCGCTAAACTTTATCGTTATCAATTACCTATGGATAGCGGCGTGGTGCTACGTGATAACAAGCTGAGTCAACGTATCGGTTACGTTATTGAGCTTGAGTATGACGGTAAGCGAGCGCTAGGTGAGGTTTCCCCTCTACCTGGGTTTAGCGTGGAAGATACCGAGCAAGCCGGTATTCAACTGCAAGAACAGTTGGAGTTATGGAGCCACAACAAACCGTTGGCGCCATACGAAGAGCTGTATCCTTCGGTCGCATTTGGCCTGTCGATGGCAATGATGGAGTTGGAAGGGGAATTGGGAGAGCACGGTAACTATCGCGCTGCTCCTCTGTGTACGGGAGACCCTGATGAACTCATTCCTGTACTCAATGAGATGGAAGGTGAGAAGGTCGCTAAAGTGAAGGTTGGTCTTTACGAAGCGATTCGCGATGGGATGCTGGTTAGCCTTTTCCTAGAGTCCATTCCAGACCTAAGCTTGCGATTGGATGCCAATCGCGCTTGGAAACCGGAAAAAGCCAAGCAGTTCATCAAATACATCTCTCCTTCTCTACGCCAACGTATTAGCTTTATCGAAGAGCCGTGTCAGCAGCCAGAGGATAGTTTAGCGTTTGCGATTGATAACGGTGTTGCGATTGCGTGGGATGAAACCCTGCAAGATGCGGTGAAGCGACCAGGCTTTAACCTTAGCGATCTCACAGGTGCGAAAGCTGTGGTGATCAAGCCAACACTGATTGGTTCAGTAGAACGCTGCGTTGCAATCATTGAGCGAGCGAAGCAGTTAGGCATTAAGCCAGTGCTGAGCTCAAGTATTGAGACAAGTCTTGGTCTGACTCAGATTGCTCGTTTGGCGCATCAATACTTGCCTGAAGAAGTGCCCGGATTGGACACTATTGGTTTGTTCCAATCTCAACTTGAAATTGCTTGGCCAAATTGCGATTTACCGCTAGAGACTTTGGAAAGCCAGCAGTTGATTTGGCAGTCTTAA
- the menE gene encoding o-succinylbenzoate--CoA ligase yields the protein MTFTNSLWKLWANASPNSRALITPSYTLNWRELDGLVERYSAYLNTQGLSKGDVLTIVGKNSSELVLAYLASLNLGVLVAMAMPQPSKKLEQKLDTLYLEGKIRFVAFTGEHGEALSAKTKLISLPSIQEASGSTPNSLKQSLSETSDLASIVFTSGSTGNPKAVAHTVKQHIASATGLLKHFEFGSDDTWLLSLPMYHVSGLAIFYRWLVAGATLKVGNQGLEKDIDGCTHASLVTTQLRRLLDSECPLSLSHVLLGGSHIPNQLAQEANQRGITTWLGYGMTEAASTVTAKPVDESNTTGFVLPQRRVKVEDGRIYISGETLASGYFYQGQLAPLVDGAGWFDSKDLGQWVDDQLLIIGRADNQFISGGENIHCEEIEQALSKLSGINQAIVVPVEDREFGFRPVAIVDCNELPTKDWFCEKLVGRLEKFKLPIEYHRMPVLDQQGIKVSRADLARWLKRTRS from the coding sequence GTGACCTTCACCAATTCTTTATGGAAGCTGTGGGCAAATGCCTCACCAAACAGCCGCGCGTTAATTACCCCTTCGTATACGCTAAACTGGCGTGAACTTGATGGGCTTGTCGAACGCTATAGCGCCTACTTAAATACACAAGGCTTGTCCAAAGGTGACGTACTGACCATTGTTGGAAAAAACAGTAGCGAGTTAGTGCTCGCTTATCTCGCATCTCTCAACCTTGGTGTGTTGGTAGCGATGGCGATGCCTCAGCCGTCGAAGAAGCTTGAACAAAAACTAGACACCCTTTATCTAGAAGGCAAAATTCGTTTCGTTGCATTTACAGGTGAGCATGGCGAAGCGTTGAGTGCCAAAACAAAGCTTATCTCGCTCCCAAGCATCCAAGAGGCTTCAGGTAGTACACCAAACTCACTGAAACAATCTTTGAGTGAAACGAGTGATCTTGCCTCAATCGTGTTTACATCTGGCTCCACCGGTAACCCAAAGGCGGTGGCGCACACGGTCAAACAGCATATAGCGTCGGCGACAGGGTTATTAAAACACTTCGAGTTTGGTTCTGATGACACTTGGCTGCTCAGCCTACCTATGTACCACGTTTCAGGTTTAGCCATCTTTTATCGCTGGCTGGTGGCGGGCGCGACGCTCAAAGTGGGTAATCAGGGTTTAGAAAAAGACATTGATGGTTGTACCCATGCCTCTCTGGTAACGACTCAGCTTCGCCGTTTGCTTGATAGTGAGTGTCCACTTTCGTTGAGTCATGTTTTGCTTGGTGGCAGCCATATTCCAAATCAATTGGCACAAGAAGCCAACCAGCGTGGCATTACAACTTGGCTTGGTTATGGCATGACAGAAGCCGCATCAACGGTGACGGCGAAACCTGTTGATGAAAGCAATACAACGGGTTTTGTGCTTCCCCAACGGAGAGTTAAAGTCGAAGATGGTCGAATCTATATCTCTGGGGAGACGTTAGCTAGTGGGTACTTCTATCAAGGACAACTGGCGCCTTTGGTTGACGGGGCAGGTTGGTTTGACAGTAAAGATCTCGGTCAATGGGTTGATGATCAGCTGTTGATTATTGGTCGTGCAGATAACCAATTTATCTCGGGTGGAGAGAACATTCACTGTGAAGAGATTGAGCAAGCCTTGAGTAAACTATCAGGTATCAATCAAGCGATTGTCGTACCGGTAGAGGATCGCGAATTTGGTTTTCGTCCTGTCGCCATTGTTGATTGCAACGAGCTACCTACCAAGGACTGGTTCTGCGAAAAGCTGGTGGGGCGTTTAGAAAAATTCAAATTGCCGATCGAATACCATCGAATGCCAGTGTTAGATCAACAGGGTATTAAAGTTTCAAGAGCTGACCTTGCACGCTGGCTTAAGAGAACGCGCTCTTGA
- a CDS encoding YeiH family protein has translation MSFNKSIPFYLAALFCLTPWVSSPTALVIGFLLASLGWVPAHLEVGKITKKLLAYSIVGLGFGIQFEQALSVTGDGIGLIVTTIIGTLVIGWFLAKRMGLDRTTGYLISSGTAICGGSAIAAVAPAIKADDEQIGLALATVFVLNSIALFIFPMIGHALELSQHTFGTWAAIAIHDTSSVVGAASAYGEEALTTATTLKLARALWIIPVALVSAMIFKSEEKKITIPYFIFFYCAAIAVSDLLPQFDMVYQGIFDISKRALVVCLFLIGCGISVEKLKAAGPKPLMFGITMWVLISVGSLSWLLFA, from the coding sequence ATGAGCTTCAACAAAAGTATCCCTTTTTACCTCGCAGCCCTTTTTTGCCTTACCCCTTGGGTAAGCTCTCCTACTGCGCTTGTTATCGGCTTTTTGCTGGCAAGTTTAGGCTGGGTTCCCGCTCACCTTGAAGTCGGTAAAATCACTAAAAAGCTGCTCGCCTACTCCATCGTTGGCTTGGGCTTTGGGATCCAATTTGAGCAAGCACTGTCAGTTACCGGTGATGGTATTGGACTTATCGTGACCACCATTATCGGTACGCTAGTGATTGGTTGGTTTTTAGCAAAACGCATGGGGCTGGATCGCACAACAGGCTACCTTATCTCTTCTGGCACTGCGATTTGCGGTGGTAGTGCCATTGCTGCCGTTGCTCCAGCAATTAAGGCGGATGATGAGCAGATCGGTTTAGCTTTAGCGACGGTTTTTGTTCTCAACTCCATTGCGCTGTTTATCTTCCCAATGATTGGTCATGCGTTAGAACTGAGCCAACATACCTTTGGCACTTGGGCGGCAATCGCAATTCACGATACCTCATCGGTGGTGGGGGCAGCCTCTGCTTATGGTGAAGAAGCACTAACAACAGCAACCACACTGAAACTTGCTCGTGCGCTCTGGATCATTCCAGTGGCTCTCGTCAGCGCGATGATCTTCAAGAGTGAAGAGAAGAAAATCACGATTCCTTACTTCATTTTCTTCTACTGTGCCGCTATCGCCGTCAGCGACTTGCTACCGCAATTTGACATGGTTTACCAAGGGATCTTTGACATCTCCAAGCGCGCATTGGTTGTTTGTTTATTCCTAATCGGGTGTGGAATTTCTGTCGAGAAGCTCAAAGCTGCAGGGCCAAAGCCGTTGATGTTTGGTATTACAATGTGGGTGTTGATCTCTGTTGGATCGTTAAGTTGGCTACTATTCGCTTAA
- a CDS encoding MFS transporter, with protein sequence MKSSSQSSLLTQQRFLPYFITQFLGAFNDNIFKNVLLLFVAFASVDTLPISSNLFINLAAGLFILPFFLFSALAGALADKYEKSWFIRKVKLLEIIIMSLGAIGFIYESYGILLLLLFLMGTQSAFFGPVKYALLPQQLEPKELVSGNALVETGTFLAILIGTLGAGLIASHESAKVVASVCIVLFAVMGYGASCFIPNSPSSAPDMKIKWRPIALTRQTLNITKKDRPTFQALMAISWFWFLGAAYLTQFPNFTKVHLNGTESAVAFLLAMFSIGIAIGSLACDKLSNHRIEIGIVPMGSLGISLFGLLMALSVPENLPQFESFDQFIVHSDLWPLFAYLLLLGISGGIFIVPLYALMQFRAEPNERAQVIAGLNIYNSLFMVGSAALGIICLSLLEMDIIDLFILLAAMNTLVVIYLVYQVPIYACRFLTWIVTHTMYRVKHKNLHHLPEKGGALIICNHVSYMDALLLSAVCPRLIRFVMEEDYAKLPLLRRFLKRAGVIPISATNRRSIRNAFNEVEQALHDGHIVCIFPEGRLTSDGEVGEFMRGMELIIKRSPVPVIPMALKGLWGSYFSRYKGRACKGLPTRFWTKLEIEAGNAIDPRRASCDVLHQKVVELRGDFR encoded by the coding sequence ATGAAGAGCAGCAGCCAATCTTCGCTGTTAACACAACAAAGGTTCCTACCCTATTTTATCACCCAGTTTCTAGGGGCCTTTAATGACAATATCTTCAAGAATGTGTTGCTGCTGTTTGTCGCTTTCGCGAGTGTCGATACACTGCCAATTTCCAGTAACCTCTTTATTAACCTAGCGGCTGGTCTGTTCATACTGCCGTTCTTCCTGTTTTCTGCCCTGGCAGGCGCACTAGCCGATAAATACGAAAAGTCGTGGTTCATTCGTAAGGTTAAGCTGCTCGAAATCATCATCATGTCACTAGGTGCCATCGGTTTTATCTATGAAAGCTACGGTATTCTATTGCTATTATTGTTCCTGATGGGAACACAGAGTGCCTTCTTTGGACCGGTGAAATACGCGTTATTACCGCAACAACTAGAACCTAAAGAACTGGTTTCTGGTAACGCCTTGGTCGAAACCGGCACCTTTCTGGCGATTCTTATTGGCACTTTGGGCGCGGGACTTATTGCGTCTCATGAGAGTGCAAAGGTCGTCGCCTCGGTATGTATCGTTCTGTTCGCAGTGATGGGCTATGGCGCTAGCTGCTTTATTCCAAATTCACCGAGTAGTGCGCCAGATATGAAAATAAAATGGCGACCAATTGCACTAACCCGCCAAACTTTAAACATTACTAAAAAAGACCGCCCGACCTTCCAAGCACTGATGGCTATTAGCTGGTTCTGGTTCCTAGGCGCAGCTTATTTGACCCAATTTCCTAACTTTACCAAAGTTCATTTGAACGGTACTGAAAGTGCTGTGGCTTTCTTGCTCGCCATGTTCTCTATTGGTATTGCTATCGGTTCATTAGCTTGTGACAAGCTCTCTAACCATCGTATTGAGATTGGCATCGTGCCAATGGGGAGCTTAGGTATTTCCTTGTTTGGTTTGCTGATGGCTTTGTCAGTCCCAGAGAATTTACCTCAATTCGAATCCTTTGATCAGTTTATTGTTCACTCTGATCTCTGGCCACTATTCGCATACCTACTGCTTCTCGGTATTTCCGGCGGTATTTTCATTGTTCCGCTGTACGCTTTAATGCAGTTCAGGGCTGAACCAAACGAGCGAGCTCAAGTGATTGCAGGGCTAAATATTTACAACTCTCTATTTATGGTTGGCAGCGCAGCCCTTGGCATCATCTGCCTGAGCCTACTTGAAATGGACATTATTGATCTATTCATTTTACTGGCAGCAATGAATACGCTCGTAGTTATATACCTTGTCTATCAAGTACCTATATACGCGTGCAGGTTCTTAACTTGGATCGTCACTCATACTATGTATCGTGTAAAACATAAGAATCTGCACCACTTGCCTGAGAAAGGCGGTGCGTTGATTATTTGTAACCACGTGAGCTATATGGATGCGTTGCTGCTGAGTGCGGTTTGCCCTCGTTTGATTCGGTTTGTGATGGAAGAGGACTACGCCAAACTGCCGCTGCTCCGTCGATTCCTAAAACGCGCTGGGGTGATTCCGATTTCAGCGACCAACCGCCGTTCTATTCGCAATGCCTTCAATGAAGTCGAACAAGCTCTGCATGATGGTCACATCGTCTGTATCTTCCCTGAGGGCCGCTTAACGTCAGACGGTGAAGTAGGCGAATTTATGCGAGGCATGGAACTGATCATCAAGCGCTCTCCTGTGCCAGTCATCCCTATGGCATTGAAAGGACTTTGGGGCAGCTACTTCAGCCGCTACAAGGGACGAGCTTGCAAAGGTCTACCCACTCGATTCTGGACCAAACTTGAGATTGAGGCGGGCAACGCTATCGATCCAAGACGAGCTTCATGCGATGTACTGCATCAGAAAGTCGTCGAACTACGCGGTGACTTTCGCTAG
- a CDS encoding TetR/AcrR family transcriptional regulator, with protein MARRNDHTREQLVQLTLDTVTQFLEDHSYHELSLRKIANMIGYVPSTLVNVFGNYNLLLLHVVAKTLDELSAEATVAVEKSSSPQDALFNLAYCYHDFALKHPNRWQLVFEHNMNGENLPQWQSSRIEKMTGMLEQLLLAIAPHHTEKEVLKASRVLWSGVHGITLLSVDDKFFASEPIDGKDLINNLLSNYLTNW; from the coding sequence ATGGCTAGAAGAAACGATCACACGCGCGAGCAATTAGTTCAGCTTACACTAGACACCGTGACTCAATTTTTGGAAGACCACTCATACCATGAGCTGAGCCTTCGAAAAATCGCGAATATGATTGGATATGTGCCAAGTACTCTTGTTAATGTATTCGGCAACTACAACCTACTTCTTCTGCACGTCGTGGCTAAAACGCTTGATGAACTGTCGGCTGAAGCGACCGTTGCTGTAGAAAAATCAAGCTCCCCTCAAGACGCACTGTTTAACCTGGCCTACTGTTATCACGATTTTGCTCTTAAGCACCCAAACCGTTGGCAATTAGTGTTTGAACATAATATGAATGGTGAGAACCTACCCCAGTGGCAATCGAGCCGTATCGAAAAAATGACAGGTATGCTTGAGCAGCTATTACTCGCTATCGCACCTCATCACACTGAAAAAGAAGTGCTTAAAGCCAGCCGCGTATTATGGTCTGGTGTACACGGTATTACGCTACTAAGTGTCGATGACAAGTTCTTCGCTTCTGAGCCGATTGATGGTAAAGACCTGATTAATAACCTATTATCAAATTACTTAACCAATTGGTAA
- a CDS encoding Tim44 domain-containing protein, translating to MKRFFSLIAIMMVSVAVTPIAEAKKFGGGKSFGKSFKTAPAPKQQQQNTNSIKQDQAGKTNAAGSSKKGLMGGLLGGLLAGGLLAAFFGGAFEGIQFMDILIMGLIAFLAFKFLRGMLGAKQGSMNQQRSQQPAFGGMGQNKFEQPQQQPNVQSFEQAQPQSQSTAGGFGFGAQSDVPHNYPPGFDQAAFINGSREHYRTLQGAWNHNELNTIEEYVSPSLFEDLKAERSKLEGEQHTDVMYVDAEIVRADHDGSKAQLSLQFSGRYRDSVEGIEEDITDIWHLERDLTAPNAPWLIVGIQG from the coding sequence ATGAAACGATTTTTCTCACTAATCGCGATAATGATGGTATCAGTCGCGGTGACACCAATCGCAGAAGCGAAAAAGTTTGGTGGTGGTAAGTCATTTGGTAAAAGTTTCAAAACGGCTCCCGCTCCTAAGCAACAACAGCAAAATACTAACTCGATTAAGCAAGACCAAGCTGGCAAAACAAATGCGGCAGGCTCTAGTAAAAAAGGCCTTATGGGTGGTCTACTAGGCGGTCTACTGGCTGGTGGTCTGTTAGCGGCATTCTTCGGTGGCGCTTTTGAAGGTATCCAGTTCATGGATATCTTGATCATGGGTCTGATTGCGTTCCTAGCATTTAAATTCCTACGTGGCATGTTGGGTGCTAAGCAGGGTTCAATGAACCAGCAACGCAGTCAACAACCTGCGTTTGGTGGTATGGGTCAGAATAAGTTCGAACAACCACAACAGCAGCCTAATGTACAGAGCTTCGAACAGGCACAACCTCAATCACAGAGTACAGCTGGTGGTTTTGGTTTTGGTGCACAAAGCGATGTTCCTCATAACTACCCACCGGGTTTTGACCAAGCAGCGTTCATCAACGGTTCTCGTGAGCACTACCGCACTCTACAAGGCGCTTGGAACCACAATGAGCTGAACACGATTGAAGAATACGTGTCTCCAAGCTTGTTTGAAGACTTAAAAGCAGAGCGCAGCAAGCTTGAAGGTGAGCAGCACACAGATGTAATGTACGTAGATGCAGAGATCGTTCGTGCTGATCATGATGGTAGCAAGGCGCAATTGAGCCTTCAATTCAGCGGTCGTTACCGTGATTCAGTAGAAGGTATTGAAGAAGATATTACCGATATCTGGCATTTAGAGCGTGACCTTACTGCGCCAAATGCACCTTGGTTGATCGTTGGTATCCAAGGCTAG